AGTCGAAGACGATCGGGAGGGCCTTCCCGCCTGGAAGCAGGCTACTCGGTGGTCGAATCTGGCGGCTTGTCCCTCGCTGGTGTTCGAACTCCGGCTGACCAACCAGAACGGCATCAGGCACGTCGTCCCATCGCAACGGTGTGAGTCGCCGTGAACGTGCGGTGGCTGCTGCGTCCGGAGACACAGCCTCGAGGGCTGATCTGGAACGACGTCGAAGACCGACCCCGGATGCCGCTCCGAATCTTCGCCGGACTCGCCCTCTGGTGGCTCCTCGGAATCATGATGTCCGGCCTCCTGGGAACGGTCGTTACCGGCCGGTCACCCTTCTTTGAACTCCGAGGGACTCCGGTTGGCAGTATCGCCGTGACCGCGATCGACCTTGTAGTCGGCGCCATCTCCACGCCTGTGGCCATCTACCTGGCCGGTCGGTACGTGGATCGCCGGCGGTTCCGCGATTTCGGTTTCCGCGTCAATCGCGCGTGGTGGGCCGACCTCACGTTCGGGTTCGTCCTGGGAGGCGCGTTGATGACGGCCATCTTCGTGGTCCAGTTGGCACTCGGCTGGGTCACAATACGCGGCGTTTTCGTCGTCGGTGGCGTCCCCCACTGGACGTTTCCGTACTGGTTCCTGCTCTCGGTGGGGTCCTACCTCATCGGATCCGTGATCGAAGAACTCCTTCACCGAGGTTTCCTGCTGACGAACTTCGCCGAGGGGTTCCAGGTCGGGCCAGTCGACGCCCGCGGGGCCGTGGTGGTGGGGATACTACTGACGAGCGGTGTCTTTGCGTTCGCACATGCTACGGCACCGAACGCGACGGCTATCAGTACGGCGTCGATTGCGCTCGCGGGTGTGTTCCTCGGGCTCGGGTACGCCTTGACTGGGGAACTCGCGCTCCCGATCGGTGTCCACGTCGCGTGGAACTTCTTCGAGGGGAACCTCTACGGATTCCCCATCAGTGGCTCGACGACGACGAGCATCCTCGCAATCGAGCAGCATGGCCCAGACGTCATGACCGGCGGTGCGTTTGGCCCCGAGGCTGGTCTCCTCGGTGTGGGCGCTATTCTTCTCGGTATCCTCACGACTATCGCTTGGGTGCGATATCATCGAGGTGGCTCTGGAATTCAACTGGCAGTCACGAACCGAGAGACTCTGTGAAAATAGGCATCAAAATCTGTGGGACCGCCCCATGAATATAGTACTCAGAGTGGTAAAACCACCAGTGGTTCTGCTGCATACACCCTCTGTATTCAGCACGCACCTTAGAACACTGACCGGAACTGATACAAATCTCGCGGTCACCATTCTACCTAATCCGACGACTGCTTCGGTAAGTCTTGGCCGATAACGTGTAGTAACGACTTGTAAAACAAGTCGTAACAGACTCCGCGTTTTTCACTCGAAACCCGGTGTGCCTTCGCCCCGATCACGCCGTCCGCAGATGCTTTAGTAACGGTTCCTCAAGGAATCGGTATGCGAATCGAAGCGACAGACGGGAACGAACACAAGGTCTGGCTCACCGACAGCGAGATCGAAGACCTCCGACGCGCCACCAACAGTCAGCGCGACGACCTCGTCATCCAGCTGGGCGCGTTCGTCGGCCTCCGCGCCTTCGAGATGCCCCAGGTCCGCCCCGTCGACGTGAAGCAAACCGAGAGCGGCCAGTACCGCCTCCGCGTCGAAGCCGGCAAGGACACCAGCGGGAAGGGTGGAAAGCCACGCGACGCCTACCTCCCCGACAGCGTCGAGCGCGACCTTCAACGGTTCCAGAACGAGCGCAACATCGCTCCGAAAGACCCTTTATCGATCTGTCCCAACCAGGTGTCCGCGCCGTGATCCGCCGGACTGCCCAACGGGCGCTCGGGAGACTGGTGACGAGGACTTCGAGAAGGTGAGCACGCACGATCTCCGCCGTCGGTTCGCCCAGCGCCTCCGGTCGACCAGCAAATGAACCCGCGCGTCGTGATGGCTGTCGGCGGCTGGGACAGTTTCGCCGCCATCGAACCCTATCTGAACGCTCCGAGCGAGGACGTCATCGATGACGCGTTCGTAGAAGTAGGGCTGTAGCTCATCTGGTACTCTGTGCTATTGACGAAAATCGGAAACGGGCTTTGTT
This DNA window, taken from Haloarcula ordinaria, encodes the following:
- a CDS encoding CPBP family intramembrane glutamic endopeptidase, encoding MPLRIFAGLALWWLLGIMMSGLLGTVVTGRSPFFELRGTPVGSIAVTAIDLVVGAISTPVAIYLAGRYVDRRRFRDFGFRVNRAWWADLTFGFVLGGALMTAIFVVQLALGWVTIRGVFVVGGVPHWTFPYWFLLSVGSYLIGSVIEELLHRGFLLTNFAEGFQVGPVDARGAVVVGILLTSGVFAFAHATAPNATAISTASIALAGVFLGLGYALTGELALPIGVHVAWNFFEGNLYGFPISGSTTTSILAIEQHGPDVMTGGAFGPEAGLLGVGAILLGILTTIAWVRYHRGGSGIQLAVTNRETL